The DNA window TCCCCGAACGATCCAACCCCGAACCCCACTACGCCCGATAACGCGACGCATCCCTACGAGCCGCAGCCGCAGGTTGAAAACGAGCGTCCCCGCTCCACAGCAGCGCAGTGGGTCACCGTCGGCTTGCTGGCAGCCTTCGGCTTTGGGTTCCTCGGATGGCTGCTGCTCAGCAGCAACGACAGCAATGACGCCGCGCCGGAGACCCCGCAAGCGGCACAGACCACGCAGGTCACCGAAACCGTGGAGACATCCGAGCACCACGCGGCCGAGGACGGGGTAGTTGGCCTGCCCGACACGGAAAACAGCGCGCCAGAAGCCGAAGAGACGCTCCCCGCCGAGTCGCGCGACGCACTGCAGGCAGCCGAGGAGTACCTGGCCGCCCAGCCACTGTCTAAGTCCAACCTGTACAACCAGCTGCGGGACGAGGAGGGCTTCTCCACCGACGCTGCCTCCTACGCCGTCGATACGGTTGAGGCAGATTGGAATGCGCTCGCGCTCCAGGTGGCGCGGCAGATGCACGCGGATGGCACGCCGGAAGAAGAACTACTCGACGCGCTGACCAAAGGCCCGGAGCACTTTACTCGTGCCCAGGCCGAGCACGCGCTCGAAAACCTCTAGCGCGAAGCTTGAGAAGTGGTGCGCCCGGAGAGACTTGAACTCTCACGTCCGAAGACACTGGAACCTAAATCCAGCGCGTCTGCCAATTCCGCCACGGGCGCGCAATGGGAGACATCCTACATGCCAATGGGCCACAATTTGAAACCGACTCCAACTTTAGTTTGGCCACGGGGGCCACATTGGTAGACTGTTCAGGTGTGAACGAGCACCGCGACCCCCAGACCCCCGCACCGGAGAAACGCTCCCGTGTGAAGGTTCGTGCTTGGCACATTCTCTTACTCATCGCCGCGGTGATCACCACGTGCCTGCTGGCGTGGTGGCAGTGGACCCGCTACCAGTCGGGCACCGGCACGTTCCAAAACTTGGGCTACGCCTTGCAGTGGCCCTTCTTCGGCGCATTCTTCGTCTACGCGTACCGGGCCGGTATCCGGATGGAGAACGAGAAGATTGACGCCCTCAACGCCGGTGAGCAAATGGAGCACCTCTACGAGGCGGACCTGGCACGCTACGGCAACGATCCCAGCACACCGACGCAGATCGACGAGGACTTCCTTCCCACCCGCCCGCAGATGGACGTCGAGGAATACAACGATCTGTTGACCCCGCGCAGGCGAGGCGCAGGCAGCGAACACACCCCAGAGGAGAAGGACGGTCAATGACCCAGCCCCAACCCCAGCCAACCGAGCCGCAGGCACCGAACCGCATTCACCCGGAGCGCCAGCGTCGCGTCAAGCAGGCGCTGAGCCTGTTTTCCATCGCCGCCTGGGTGACCGGCGTGCTCCTTTTGCTGCTGGTGCTGCGGATGATCCTGGAGTACGGCTTCCACATGGACGTGGCCTACCTGGCCTGGGTGGCCAGGGTCCACGGGATCGCCTACATGGTCTTCCTTGTCACTTCTTTGAACCTGGGCCTCAAAGCTCGCTGGCCCGCGAGCACCTGGGTGGTCACGGCGATCTCCGGCGTGGTGCCGTTCCTCTCCTTTGTAGTGGAGGCAAAGCGCCGCAAGGAAGTCACCGCGACGTTCCAGCTGTAGCGATTAGTTTTCCTCGTCGGTGGTGCGGGTCAGCACCATCACGCCAATCTTTTCCGCCCGGTCATTATCCGGCGTCATGGTCAGCGTATCGCCGTTGATCTGGCCCTTGTACTCCAGATCCCGGCCGCTGAGCGGGTCGGCGAGCTTAAATTCCTCGTCGTCCTGCTCGCAGCGCGCGTCGTTGGTTTCCCCGGTCGGCTCCGTCAGCTCCCAGGAGCAGTCGCCCCCGTCAATGGTAAGCGTGGCCGCCCCGTGAGGCTGGCCCGACTCAGTCGGCGTCACGTCCCCGGACCAGGCACCGTCCCACTCGGAGGAGGAACCGCACCCGACGAGGGTGGCGCTAGCGAACAGGGCACTTGTGCAAAGGGCAATCGTCTTTTTCATGCCCCCACCCTAACCCAACAGCCGTGTGATGTCCGGGGCCAGCGCACGCAGCGCCTGTCCACGGTGCGAGCGCGCGTTCTTTTCCTCCGGGGAAAGCTCAGCCGAGGAAATCGCGGCACCGTTGGCTCGCTGCGGGGCATCGTCCGGGGCAAACAGCGGGTCGTAACCAAACCCGCCCTCGCCCTGTGGCGCGTGCAAAAGCTGCCCGGTCCAGCGGCCTTCGGCGGTGAACTCGTCGCCCGCCGGGGTCACGAGCGCGCAGCAGGAGACGAAGGCGCAGTCCCGCAGTGCGATGTGTCGCATCTGTGCAAGCAGCAGGCGGTTGTTCGCCTCGTCCACGTCCGGGGCATCATGATCCCCCGACCAGCGCGCCGACAGCACGCCCGGCATGCCATTTAAGGCAACGACGGCAAGCCCGGAGTCATCCGCCACGCACGGCAGGCCGGTGTGGGCGGCCCCGGCGCGCGCCTTGATCAGCGCGTTGTCCTCGAAGGTCAGCCCGTCCTCCTGCGGTTCCGGGTAGGGCTCGACGTCGCGCAAGGAGACGAGCTCGATGCCCTCGATGGAAAGCTCGCGCAGCACTTGCTCGAGCTCGCGGAGCTTGCCGGGGTTGTTCGAGGCGACGAGGACTCTTACCATCCCAGGGCCGCCTTCTGGGCGTCGATAAGCGAGTTGAGCCCCAGCTCAGCCACGTCGAGCATCTCGTTGAGTTCCTTGCGGCCGAAGAGGCCCTGCTCGCCGGTGCCCTGGATCTCCACGAAGTTGCCGCCTTCTTGCATCACCACGTTCAGGTCGACCTCGGCGCGCGAGTCCTCCTCGTACGGCAGGTCCAGGCTCACTCGGCCGTCGACGATGCCGACGGAAACCGCCGCGACCGGCTTGAGCAGCGGCTCGCCCGGCACGACGCCGCGCTCCTTGAGCACCTCAATCGCGTCCGCGAGCGCCACGTATGCGCCGGTAATCGACGCCGTGCGGGTCCCACCGTCGGCCTGCAGCACGTCGCAATCCAGCTGGATCGTGTTCTCCCCGAGCTCGGAAAGATCGACCGCGGCGCGCAGGGAACGGCCAACCAGGCGCGAAATCTCATGCGTGCGGCCCTTGACCTTGCCGCGCATCGACTCGCGCGGCATGCGATCATGCGTGGCCGAGGGCAGCATCGCGTACTCGGCGGTAAGCCACCCCTCACCCGAATCCTTCTTGAAGCGCGGCACGCCCTCCTCCACGGAGGCCGTGCACATGACGCGCGTGTTGCCGAACTCGACGAGCACGCTGCCAGCAGGGTTGGAGGTAAAACCGCGGGTGATGCGCACCGGGCGCATCTGCGTCAAACCGCGGCCATCTGCACGTGTGAAATCAGTCATGGGCACCAGCGTACCCGCACGCTAGAGCTCGAAGACATCGCCTGCTGCGCCGATGACGATCTCCCCAGAAAACTCGGTGCGGGCCGCGGCCAGCGTGTCCTGCACGCTCGACCAGGGCTGGATGTGCACGATCACTAGTGTGCGCACGCCCGCCTCGCGGGCAATACGGCCCGCCTCCCGGCCCGACATGTGCATCCCCTCCGGGTTGCCCTCCGCTGAGGCACCCCAGGCTGCCTCGCACAGGAAAAGGTCCGCGCCGCGGGCCGCATCCACGAGCGAGGGGGTATACGCGCTGTCGCCCGAATACGTCAGCACCTTGCCGTCATGCTCCAGGCGCAGCGCATGCGACTCGGCCGCGGGGTGGACGACGTCGAAGGGGGTAAGCGCCACGTCGCCAAGCGTCTCGGTGTGCCCGGCGCGCAGCGGGGAGAAGTCAAAGGTGTCGGCGATGTCGTCGACCTGGCCGGGGCCGTCGGCGCTCATTCTGCCCACGTGCTCCGGGGTGTAGCTCGGCCCCAGCATGCGGTGGCGTGTGCTCGCTGGCTTGGTGGGGTGGTAGCGGCGCCACACCAACAGCGAGGCGATGTCGGAGCAATGGTCGGCGTGCAGGTGGCTGAAGCACACGTGCGCATCGGCCGGGTCGAAGTGCTCCTGCATCGCGGCCAGTGCGCCTGGGCCGAAGTCCAGGACGATGTCGCTGTTGCCGGCAACGCTGACAACGTAGGAGGAACCAGGATTTCCGGGGGCGGCGAGGCTCCCGGAACAGCCGAGGATGGTCAACTTCATGGAATCACTGTGCCACGAATTGAGGGGGAATTCTAAACTTCCGGGTATTTTGTCTCATCTGGGTGCCTTTGCTCCAACCGCGTGCACCTGCGGTCCGAGGAAACGTTCCGCAAGCCGATCGAAGACCGCCGGGTCACCAGTAGAGGCGAACACGCGCTCCGGTGCACGGCCACCTTCCTGCGGCGCGGGCGCGAGCATGTCGCGCTCTGTGAGCACCCGCAGCACGTCCTTCGAGGTCTCCTCCGCGGAGGACACCAGCGTGACGTGCTCGCCAATCGCGAGCTGGATCACGCCCGACAGCAGCGGATAGTGGGTACACCCGAGCACCAGGGTGTCCACCCCAGCCGCCTGGAGCGGCTCCAAGTATCCCTGCGCCACCCCGAGGATTTGGCGCCCGGAGGTGATGCCGCGCTCGACGAACTCCACGAACGCGGGGCACGCCGCGGCGCTGACCTCCAGGTCGGACTTGAGCGAAAAGAGGTCCTGGTACGCGCCCGAGGTGATCGTGCCCTGGGTGCCGATCACGCCGACCTTGTTGTTGCGAGTCGCCGAGATCGCGCGGCGCACCGCCGGCTGAATGACTTCGAGCACCGGGATGTCGTAGCGCTCGCGCGCGTCGTGCAAGAAGGCTGCGGTTGCGGTGTTGCAGGCAATCACGAGCATCTTGCAGCCCTGCTCGACCAGCTCGTCGCCGATGCGCTGGGCGTGGCTGCGGACGTCGGCAATCGACTGCGGGCCGTAGGGGGCATTGGCAGTGTCACCGATGTAGCTGATCGACTCGTGCGGCAGCTGATCCATCACCGCGCGCGCCACCGTCAGCCCGCCCACGCCGGAGTCAAAAATCCCAATCGGGGCCGAATTATCCGGACGCATACGTCTTTCTACCTCCCTGCTTGCTTTCGCGCCTGCTTCGCCTCTCGTTTAGCCACCAGCTCAGGCGGGTCGTCGGAGGTAATGAACATGCCCGCGAGCAGCCCGCCAATCGCGCCGCACAGGTGGGCCTGCCAGCTCACCCCAGGAGTACCAGGCAGTACGCCCCAAATCAGACTGGAGTAGAAAAACGCCAGGACAAGTCCCAGGAGGATCTGCGGCAAGGAACGGTTAAAGATGCCGCGCAGCAGCAGGTACGTCAGCCACCCGTAAATCACACCGGAGGCACCAATGTGGTTCGTGCCGATTCCGCCGATCAACCACGTACCCAAGCCGCTGACCAGCATGGCGAAGGTAGTGACCTCCCAGAAGACGCGCTTGCCCGAGTACCCGATGAGGAAGGCGAAGATCGCGCCCGGAATCGAGTTACCCACGATGTGCTCCAGGTTCGCGTGCAGGAGTGGGGAGGTAAAGATGTGCCAGATTGTCGAAAGGTCGAGAGGCTGGATGCCGAAAACCCACAGCGTGCCGTCGAACACCAGGGCGTTTAAGGCGTACACAACCCAGATCACTGCCAGATACGTCAACGCGAAACGCCACCCTGTGCGCCGCTGCTGCTTCCGCTTC is part of the Corynebacterium imitans genome and encodes:
- a CDS encoding Ltp family lipoprotein; the encoded protein is MTSPNDPTPNPTTPDNATHPYEPQPQVENERPRSTAAQWVTVGLLAAFGFGFLGWLLLSSNDSNDAAPETPQAAQTTQVTETVETSEHHAAEDGVVGLPDTENSAPEAEETLPAESRDALQAAEEYLAAQPLSKSNLYNQLRDEEGFSTDAASYAVDTVEADWNALALQVARQMHADGTPEEELLDALTKGPEHFTRAQAEHALENL
- a CDS encoding DUF3817 domain-containing protein, encoding MTQPQPQPTEPQAPNRIHPERQRRVKQALSLFSIAAWVTGVLLLLLVLRMILEYGFHMDVAYLAWVARVHGIAYMVFLVTSLNLGLKARWPASTWVVTAISGVVPFLSFVVEAKRRKEVTATFQL
- a CDS encoding non-canonical purine NTP pyrophosphatase, producing MVRVLVASNNPGKLRELEQVLRELSIEGIELVSLRDVEPYPEPQEDGLTFEDNALIKARAGAAHTGLPCVADDSGLAVVALNGMPGVLSARWSGDHDAPDVDEANNRLLLAQMRHIALRDCAFVSCCALVTPAGDEFTAEGRWTGQLLHAPQGEGGFGYDPLFAPDDAPQRANGAAISSAELSPEEKNARSHRGQALRALAPDITRLLG
- the rph gene encoding ribonuclease PH; the protein is MTDFTRADGRGLTQMRPVRITRGFTSNPAGSVLVEFGNTRVMCTASVEEGVPRFKKDSGEGWLTAEYAMLPSATHDRMPRESMRGKVKGRTHEISRLVGRSLRAAVDLSELGENTIQLDCDVLQADGGTRTASITGAYVALADAIEVLKERGVVPGEPLLKPVAAVSVGIVDGRVSLDLPYEEDSRAEVDLNVVMQEGGNFVEIQGTGEQGLFGRKELNEMLDVAELGLNSLIDAQKAALGW
- a CDS encoding MBL fold metallo-hydrolase, whose product is MKLTILGCSGSLAAPGNPGSSYVVSVAGNSDIVLDFGPGALAAMQEHFDPADAHVCFSHLHADHCSDIASLLVWRRYHPTKPASTRHRMLGPSYTPEHVGRMSADGPGQVDDIADTFDFSPLRAGHTETLGDVALTPFDVVHPAAESHALRLEHDGKVLTYSGDSAYTPSLVDAARGADLFLCEAAWGASAEGNPEGMHMSGREAGRIAREAGVRTLVIVHIQPWSSVQDTLAAARTEFSGEIVIGAAGDVFEL
- the murI gene encoding glutamate racemase, encoding MRPDNSAPIGIFDSGVGGLTVARAVMDQLPHESISYIGDTANAPYGPQSIADVRSHAQRIGDELVEQGCKMLVIACNTATAAFLHDARERYDIPVLEVIQPAVRRAISATRNNKVGVIGTQGTITSGAYQDLFSLKSDLEVSAAACPAFVEFVERGITSGRQILGVAQGYLEPLQAAGVDTLVLGCTHYPLLSGVIQLAIGEHVTLVSSAEETSKDVLRVLTERDMLAPAPQEGGRAPERVFASTGDPAVFDRLAERFLGPQVHAVGAKAPR
- a CDS encoding rhomboid family intramembrane serine protease produces the protein MTHNPYGSSPYHPDGWGYGQTGQPGYGKPFNRPFSHPENQPPAFSYHQQPLDKSTKRKQQRRTGWRFALTYLAVIWVVYALNALVFDGTLWVFGIQPLDLSTIWHIFTSPLLHANLEHIVGNSIPGAIFAFLIGYSGKRVFWEVTTFAMLVSGLGTWLIGGIGTNHIGASGVIYGWLTYLLLRGIFNRSLPQILLGLVLAFFYSSLIWGVLPGTPGVSWQAHLCGAIGGLLAGMFITSDDPPELVAKREAKQARKQAGR